One window from the genome of Macaca fascicularis isolate 582-1 chromosome 7, T2T-MFA8v1.1 encodes:
- the RTL1 gene encoding retrotransposon-like protein 1: MIEPSEDSFETMMEHKNPSSKQMESSEGSSNTTEATSGSGVQGEAGPASGPAQEKKEPPSGPLEEMEELPTDLLQDMEEPSSGPHKEIEDPPNDLLQDMEESCNGSHQARGDPLSGASDRMKEASVNPSGAQEEQEAHTDLKESGREETPQEEQNQTEHSTAELMAMVRSIISLYFRMQDLKEQQRVAEEILIKGINAGQLPAPKHFSGDRREFHEFIVLCQLTLQSYPRMFCNDRLRVGYVINHLSGLALEWAKALLQENSPLMGDFPAFLEAMSEVFEYRQTLRVAEEAMFTIRQGSRSATEYIDEFQSLVPILGWPDEVLQAHLCQGLNEEIRHYLFRVPQPDSLDSLIVLILQIEEKLAERRAMLRLPPEARPRNLTWIDSPAPERWMVSSWLPSEVHPGINRAHLFLLLMVRVNPYHSVAVQALVDSGADGNFMDEKFAQEHYVELYEKPYPQPVQSVDGSLIGNEPIWLYTEPLVCIHQNHQESIEFDIVPSPNFSVVLGIRWLRVHAPEVDWIKGRCTFHSPYCLKNCFRPPPPCIALERHGMSLLPGLPHPYSDLADVFNPKEADEETSDQPSSDGSDDLSESEPSELQQAGDSDHSETFYECPSTAPWEPVGARMQERARLQEEYWDLQDMLTDRQDYIQMIPELFDQLHGAAWFTKLELRGTIVEESVNVHRTEDVWKAAFGLELQEMKSYQPFALSPDPIIPQNVIHFILKDMLGFLVLSYGQEVLIYSMSQEEHLHHVRQVLVRFRHHNVYCSLDKSQFHRQTAEFLGFVVTPKGVKLNKNVMTIITGYPTPGSRLSLRNFIEFVFPYRHFVERFSIIAEPLVRQLLSSDQFYWGVEEQEAFECLKRAFRKAPLLHHPKPQNPFYLETGVTSTALHASLIQIDDQTGKRAYCAFYSRNISPIEVEYSQVEMKILPIRAAFMVWCRYLENTEEPIMILLNTEDLASLNNDRLTVLLPGHWVFFFSHFNFEVMELPEQDGGRALPPVRNLRWRRAFQRNTAARQTLLLASRGFPRDPATESGEEENEDQDESNEQTLQQELLATIPIDQILNSFLAHFSMAQIRAVILHFFRGLLYWKNTLALAAILVLLRVRQCLSVLPAPTMQVARPQPQRSLRLILDSSLIAGSSITTAITQLLTQMPALAGANTIPARELAELFLGPGRWQRNALHSQTHRGLQFTPGFWMTLCEFFGVRVTPWEGRLPALRENRYLELHVVGDEDVVLREALQDDLQRYRQCGLHDGLQDTSQDKQDNDVQEASPSHTGASPPPRPRHLMDPQVLEFLSSRLLHIRGADGQLHLLSREQAVRALSQFLTLIYRQALPVPAWESQPREEARLEELPDEDEDADLD, encoded by the coding sequence ATGATAGAACCCTCTGAAGACTCATTTGAGACGATGATGGAGCATAAGAATCCATCATCAAAACAAATGGAGTCCTCCGAGGGCTCATCCAACACCACCGAGGCGACATCGGGCAGTGGAGTACAGGGAGAGGCAGGGCCAGCCAGCGGCCCAGCCCAGGAAAAGAAGGAGCCACCCAGTGGCCCACTCGAGGAAATGGAAGAGCTGCCCACTGATCTACTCCAAGACATGGAGGAGCCATCCAGTGGCCCACATAAGGAAATAGAGGATCCACCCAATGACCTACTCCAAGACATGGAGGAGTCATGCAACGGTTCACACCAGGCAAGGGGGGATCCACTCAGTGGAGCATCTGATAGGATGAAAGAAGCGTCAGTCAACCCATCGGGAGCCCAAGAAGAGCAAGAGGCTCACACTGACCTGAAGGAATCGGGAAGGGAGGagactcctcaagaagagcaaaacCAGACTGAGCACTCAACCGCAGAACTTATGGCCATGGTGAGGTCCATCATCTCGCTGTACTTCCGAATGCAAGACCTCAAAGAGCAACAGAGAGTAGCAGAAGAGATCTTGATCAAAGGGATCAATGCAGGCCAACTGCCCGCCCCAAAGCACTTCTCTGGCGATCGCAGAGAATTCCACGAGTTTATCGTACTCTGCCAACTGACCTTACAGAGCTACCCAAGAATGTTCTGTAACGACCGTCTGCGAGTTGGCTATGTCATCAACCACCTCTCCGGCTTGGCATTAGAATGGGCCAAAGCTCTACTGCAGGAAAACAGCCCCCTGATGGGAGACTTCCCAGCCTTCCTGGAGGCCATGTCAGAGGTGTTTGAGTACCGCCAGACACTGCGTGTGGCAGAAGAGGCCATGTTCACAATCAGGCAGGGCAGCCGCTCTGCCACCGAGTACATCGATGAGTTCCAGAGCCTGGTACCCATCTTGGGCTGGCCAGATGAAGTCCTGCAGGCCCACCTGTGCCAGGGGCTCAACGAGGAGATCAGGCACTATCTATTCCGGGTCCCTCAGCCGGATTCCCTAGACAGTCTGATTGTGCTCATCCTGCAAATAGAAGAGAAGCTGGCAGAGAGAAGAGCCATGCTCAGGCTGCCCCCCGAGGCCCGCCCCCGGAACCTGACCTGGATCGACTCACCTGCTCCAGAGAGGTGGATGGTCAGCAGCTGGCTGCCCAGCGAAGTCCATCCGGGCATCAACCGCGCCCACCTCTTCCTGCTGCTCATGGTGAGAGTGAACCCCTACCACAGCGTCGCGGTCCAGGCCCTGGTGGATTCGGGAGCTGACGGCAACTTCATGGATGAGAAGTTCGCCCAGGAGCACTACGTGGAGCTTTATGAGAAGCCGTACCCACAGCCGGTCCAATCCGTGGACGGCTCACTGATTGGCAACGAGCCTATCTGGCTCTACACGGAGCCCCTGGTGTGCATCCACCAGAACCACCAGGAGTCCATCGAGTTTGACATCGTACCTTCACCGAACTTCTCCGTGGTCCTAGGCATCCGCTGGCTCCGAGTCCATGCCCCTGAGGTCGACTGGATCAAAGGCCGCTGCACCTTCCACTCTCCCTACTGCCTGAAGAACTGCTTTCGCCCGCCCCCACCATGCATTGCCCTAGAGAGGCACGGCATGAGCCTGCTACCCGGACTGCCACACCCATACTCAGACCTGGCCGACGTGTTTAACCCGAAGGAAGCAGATGAGGAGACTTCCGACCAGCCAAGCTCAGACGGATCCGATGATCTTTCTGAATCAGAGCCCTCTGAGCTTCAGCAGGCTGGAGACAGTGATCACAGCGAGACCTTTTACGAGTGTCCCTCCACCGCGCCTTGGGAACCTGTGGGTGCCAGGATGCAAGAAAGAGCCAGGCTACAAGAGGAATACTGGGACCTGCAGGACATGCTGACCGACAGACAGGACTACATACAGATGATTCCGGAACTGTTTGACCAGTTACACGGAGCCGCGTGGTTCACAAAACTGGAGCTGCGTGGGACCATTGTGGAAGAAAGCGTGAACGTGCACCGCACCGAAGATGTGTGGAAAGCAGCGTTTGGTTTGGAGCTTCAAGAGATGAAGAGCTACCAGCCGTTTGCGCTCTCCCCAGACCCTATCATACCTCAGAACGTGATTCACTTCATCCTAAAGGACATGCTAGGGTTCCTCGTGCTTTCTTATGGCCAGGAAGTCCTGATCTACTCAATGAGTCAGGAGGAGCACCTCCACCACGTCCGCCAAGTCCTGGTCCGCTTCCGCCATCACAACGTCTACTGCTCCCTGGACAAGAGCCAGTTCCACCGCCAAACCGCGGAATTCCTGGGCTTCGTTGTCACCCCCAAAGGGGTGAAACTGAACAAGAACGTCATGACCATCATAACAGGGTACCCTACCCCTGGCTCCAGGCTATCTCTGAGAAACTTCATCGAATTCGTCTTCCCCTACCGCCACTTCGTGGAGCGCTTCAGCATCATCGCAGAGCCCCTGGTGCGGCAGCTGCTGAGCTCCGACCAGTTCTACTGGGGAGTCGAGGAGCAGGAGGCCTTCGAGTGCCTCAAGAGGGCTTTCCGCAAGGCACCCCTCCTCCACCACCCCAAGCCCCAGAACCCATTCTACTTGGAAACCGGGGTCACCAGCACGGCCCTGCACGCCTCCCTGATCCAAATTGACGACCAAACCGGCAAGAGGGCCTACTGTGCTTTCTACTCCCGCAACATCTCCCCTATCGAGGTTGAGTACTCTCAAGTGGAGATGAAGATTCTTCCAATACGGGCTGCCTTCATGGTGTGGTGCCGCTACCTGGAGAACACCGAGGAGCCCATCATGATCCTTCTCAACACAGAGGATCTAGCCTCTCTGAATAATGACAGGCTCACCGTACTTCTCCCTGGGCATTGGGTCTTCTTCTTCTCCCACTTCAACTTTGAAGTCATGGAGCTGCCAGAACAAGATGGTGGCCGAGCGCTGCCACCTGTGAGAAACCTCCGGTGGAGGAGAGCCTTCCAGAGGAACACCGCAGCCAGGCAAACCCTGCTGCTCGCCTCAAGGGGATTCCCCAGGGATCCAGCCACAGAATCCGGGGAAGAAGAGAATGAAGACCAAGATGAGTCCAATGAACAGACCCTACAGCAAGAGCTGCTGGCCACAATACCCATCGACCAGATCCTCAACAGCTTCCTCGCCCACTTCAGCATGGCCCAGATCAGGGCCGTCATTCTGCATTTCTTCCGAGGCCTCCTGTACTGGAAGAACACCCTAGCCCTGGCAGCCATCCTCGTGCTACTGCGGGTGAGACAGTGCCTCTCGGTGCTGCCGGCACCCACCATGCAGGTGGCTCGGCCCCAGCCCCAGCGCTCCCTACGACTCATCCTGGATTCGTCCCTCATTGCAGGCAGTAGCATCACGACAGCCATCACCCAGCTGCTCACCCAGATGCCCGCTCTCGCGGGCGCAAACACCATCCCAGCCCGGGAGCTGGCCGAGTTATTCCTGGGTCCTGGCCGCTGGCAGCGAAACGCTCTGCACTCCCAGACCCACCGAGGCCTGCAGTTCACCCCTGGGTTCTGGATGACGCTGTGTGAGTTCTTCGGTGTCAGAGTCACCCCCTGGGAGGGCCGCCTCCCTGCCCTGCGTGAGAACCGCTACCTGGAGCTGCACGTCGTTGGTGATGAGGATGTCGTCTTGCGAGAAGCCCTGCAAGACGACCTGCAACGTTACCGTCAGTGTGGCCTGCATGACGGCCTGCAAGACACCTCGCAGGACAAGCAGGACAACGACGTGCAGGAGGCCTCGCCCAGCCACACAGGAgcctcccccccaccccgcccacgCCACCTCATGGATCCCCAGGTCCTGGAATTCCTCAGTAGCCGCCTGCTCCACATCCGCGGTGCAG